The Vibrio sp. B1FLJ16 DNA segment TTGAACTCGCGGTTGTTTGGGGTTAATCGAGGTATAGCCGAGCGCATTATGGAGAAATTATGTATCGCGCCCACGTTTACTTTCCATTGCGACAGCAAGATAAAGCACAAGCGTTAAATGAAATCATTCGTCAAGAACGCCAGGATGTCCTTCGTGTATCTCCGTTAGTTGGCAGATTGCAGGGACCGCACAAGATGCCAATGTTTGAGATTCACCTTGAGTCACTCAGCGAAGAATTTATCGCCTGGTTAGATGTCATTCGCGGCGATTTTTCTGTACTTATTCGGCCAGTCAGTGAGCAAGAAGTGCTTGATTACAC contains these protein-coding regions:
- a CDS encoding DOPA 4,5-dioxygenase family protein; the encoded protein is MYRAHVYFPLRQQDKAQALNEIIRQERQDVLRVSPLVGRLQGPHKMPMFEIHLESLSEEFIAWLDVIRGDFSVLIRPVSEQEVLDYTDHAIWLGRELGVFEEKLGH